One segment of Vespa velutina chromosome 17, iVesVel2.1, whole genome shotgun sequence DNA contains the following:
- the LOC124955243 gene encoding facilitated trehalose transporter Tret1-like isoform X1 produces MTGTTDPLIDLPKEAPKGETSQHTSIEKSNLSKRTRWRQWLASISATLSMVAVGTVYGWTTTSLSKLMSKDSDAPMRITEDESSWIVSLTVIGSMIGPFLGAYLADRYGRKRCLLLSSGFYIAGWTIVFFATSVSALYAARVILGIGVGVSYTTNPMYVSEVADVNIRGALGTLIAVNVFTGSLLTCSIGPWISYRTLVVVLLTIPLLFILTFIWFPESPHFLAARGRKAEASRSLAFFKGIRDRDEARRELELALQAGSNEDSRDNKMVGDDRINKVVSSSTSSGVTNGKEENGLKTVLNKVKLILLPTNSRALCIILGLIAAQQLSGNFSTIQYLEVLFNRASVGIDSNIATILVLAVGLVSGACSTATVEGAGRRPLLIFSTLGSSITLAILAIYLMLDAKKFNVSSANFLPVVVVILFQVAFQIGLGTLPNALIGELFPTEVKGIAGAIVTVFDGVLGFAVSKLYQVIGDILGAYAVYYFFSASCLLAFFMVTFLLPETKGRTFREIQRLLAGNTRKMSSSRRFDDLEEGKA; encoded by the exons ATGACTGGCACGACTGATCCCTTG aTCGATCTACCCAAAGAAGCTCCAAAAGGTGAAACATCGCAGCATACAAGCATTGAAAAGTCCAATCTATCGAAGAGAACACGCTGGAGACAATGGCTAGCATCGATCTCAG CGACACTATCGATGGTAGCAGTTGGAACGGTTTATGGTTGGACAACGACGAGTCTTTCGAAGTTGATGTCAAAGGACAGCGATGCACCAATGAGGATAACCGAAGACGAATCATCTTGGATCGTATCGTTGACCGTCATTGGTTCGATGATCGGTCCATTTTTGGGTGCCTATCTGGCTGATAGATACGGCCGAAAGAGGTGTCTATTGTTATCTAGCGGATTTTACATCGCCGGCTGGACCATTGTATTTTTTGCAACATCGGTTTCGGCTCTGTACGCTGCCAGAGTTATTTTGGGTATTGGCGTTGGCGTTTCTTACACGACCAATCCAATGTACGTGTCCGAAGTGGCCGATGTTAACATTCGTGGAGCTCTAGGAACATTAATAGCGGTTAACGTCTTCACCGGGTCACTCCTGACCTGTAGCATTGGTCCATGGATCTCTTATCGTACATTGGTCGTCGTACTATTAACAATCCCACTTTTATTCATCCTCACATTCATCTGGTTCCCCGAGAGTCCACACTTTTTAGCTGCTAGAGGTCGCAAAGCCGAAGCTTCGCGATCGTTGGCCTTTTTTAAAGGTATACGAGATCGCGACGAGGCAAGAAGAGAATTGGAATTAGCTTTGCAAGCTGGCTCGAATGAAGACTCGAGGGATAACAAGATGGTAGGAGACGATCGAATTAACAAAGTTGTCTCTTCTTCCACCTCCTCGGGTGTAACCAacggtaaagaagaaaatggtcTGAAGACAGTCCTGAATAAAGTTAAACTAATCCTCTTGCCAACAAATAGTCGAGCTCTCTGTATAATCCTTGGTTTGATAGCGGCTCAACAACTAAGCGGTAACTTCAGTACGATACAATATTTAGAAGTATTATTCAATCGTGCCTCGGTAGGCATTGATTCGAACATTGCAACTATATTGGTATTAGCCGTTGGTTTGGTATCAGGCGCGTGTTCAACCGCAACCGTCGAAGGTGCAGGAAGACGACCATTACTTATATTTTCAACATTAGGCTCATCGATAACTTTAGCCATTCTAGCGATATACCTGATGTTGGATGCtaaaaaattcaatgtatCGTCCGCCAATTTTCTTCCTGTCGTCGTGGTTATACTCTTTCAAGTAGCATTTCAAATAGGATTGGGTACTTTACCTAATGCATTGATCGGTGAACTTTTCCCAACGGAAGTTAAGGGAATAGCAGGTGCCATTGTTACTGTGTTCGACGGTGTCCTTGGTTTTGCAGTGTCTAAACTTTATCAAGTGATCGGCGACATACTCGGTGCTTACGcagtttattatttcttttctgctTCCTGCTTGTTAGCATTCTTTATGGTGACATTTTTATTACCTGAAACCAAAGGTAGAACCTTCCGTGAGATTCAACGATTATTGGCTGGCAATACGAGAAAGATGTCATCGTCACGTCGTTTCGATGATTTAGAGGAAGGTAAAGCGTGA
- the LOC124955243 gene encoding facilitated trehalose transporter Tret1-like isoform X2, which yields MDIDLPKEAPKGETSQHTSIEKSNLSKRTRWRQWLASISATLSMVAVGTVYGWTTTSLSKLMSKDSDAPMRITEDESSWIVSLTVIGSMIGPFLGAYLADRYGRKRCLLLSSGFYIAGWTIVFFATSVSALYAARVILGIGVGVSYTTNPMYVSEVADVNIRGALGTLIAVNVFTGSLLTCSIGPWISYRTLVVVLLTIPLLFILTFIWFPESPHFLAARGRKAEASRSLAFFKGIRDRDEARRELELALQAGSNEDSRDNKMVGDDRINKVVSSSTSSGVTNGKEENGLKTVLNKVKLILLPTNSRALCIILGLIAAQQLSGNFSTIQYLEVLFNRASVGIDSNIATILVLAVGLVSGACSTATVEGAGRRPLLIFSTLGSSITLAILAIYLMLDAKKFNVSSANFLPVVVVILFQVAFQIGLGTLPNALIGELFPTEVKGIAGAIVTVFDGVLGFAVSKLYQVIGDILGAYAVYYFFSASCLLAFFMVTFLLPETKGRTFREIQRLLAGNTRKMSSSRRFDDLEEGKA from the exons ATGGAC aTCGATCTACCCAAAGAAGCTCCAAAAGGTGAAACATCGCAGCATACAAGCATTGAAAAGTCCAATCTATCGAAGAGAACACGCTGGAGACAATGGCTAGCATCGATCTCAG CGACACTATCGATGGTAGCAGTTGGAACGGTTTATGGTTGGACAACGACGAGTCTTTCGAAGTTGATGTCAAAGGACAGCGATGCACCAATGAGGATAACCGAAGACGAATCATCTTGGATCGTATCGTTGACCGTCATTGGTTCGATGATCGGTCCATTTTTGGGTGCCTATCTGGCTGATAGATACGGCCGAAAGAGGTGTCTATTGTTATCTAGCGGATTTTACATCGCCGGCTGGACCATTGTATTTTTTGCAACATCGGTTTCGGCTCTGTACGCTGCCAGAGTTATTTTGGGTATTGGCGTTGGCGTTTCTTACACGACCAATCCAATGTACGTGTCCGAAGTGGCCGATGTTAACATTCGTGGAGCTCTAGGAACATTAATAGCGGTTAACGTCTTCACCGGGTCACTCCTGACCTGTAGCATTGGTCCATGGATCTCTTATCGTACATTGGTCGTCGTACTATTAACAATCCCACTTTTATTCATCCTCACATTCATCTGGTTCCCCGAGAGTCCACACTTTTTAGCTGCTAGAGGTCGCAAAGCCGAAGCTTCGCGATCGTTGGCCTTTTTTAAAGGTATACGAGATCGCGACGAGGCAAGAAGAGAATTGGAATTAGCTTTGCAAGCTGGCTCGAATGAAGACTCGAGGGATAACAAGATGGTAGGAGACGATCGAATTAACAAAGTTGTCTCTTCTTCCACCTCCTCGGGTGTAACCAacggtaaagaagaaaatggtcTGAAGACAGTCCTGAATAAAGTTAAACTAATCCTCTTGCCAACAAATAGTCGAGCTCTCTGTATAATCCTTGGTTTGATAGCGGCTCAACAACTAAGCGGTAACTTCAGTACGATACAATATTTAGAAGTATTATTCAATCGTGCCTCGGTAGGCATTGATTCGAACATTGCAACTATATTGGTATTAGCCGTTGGTTTGGTATCAGGCGCGTGTTCAACCGCAACCGTCGAAGGTGCAGGAAGACGACCATTACTTATATTTTCAACATTAGGCTCATCGATAACTTTAGCCATTCTAGCGATATACCTGATGTTGGATGCtaaaaaattcaatgtatCGTCCGCCAATTTTCTTCCTGTCGTCGTGGTTATACTCTTTCAAGTAGCATTTCAAATAGGATTGGGTACTTTACCTAATGCATTGATCGGTGAACTTTTCCCAACGGAAGTTAAGGGAATAGCAGGTGCCATTGTTACTGTGTTCGACGGTGTCCTTGGTTTTGCAGTGTCTAAACTTTATCAAGTGATCGGCGACATACTCGGTGCTTACGcagtttattatttcttttctgctTCCTGCTTGTTAGCATTCTTTATGGTGACATTTTTATTACCTGAAACCAAAGGTAGAACCTTCCGTGAGATTCAACGATTATTGGCTGGCAATACGAGAAAGATGTCATCGTCACGTCGTTTCGATGATTTAGAGGAAGGTAAAGCGTGA
- the LOC124955243 gene encoding facilitated trehalose transporter Tret1-like isoform X3 translates to MVAVGTVYGWTTTSLSKLMSKDSDAPMRITEDESSWIVSLTVIGSMIGPFLGAYLADRYGRKRCLLLSSGFYIAGWTIVFFATSVSALYAARVILGIGVGVSYTTNPMYVSEVADVNIRGALGTLIAVNVFTGSLLTCSIGPWISYRTLVVVLLTIPLLFILTFIWFPESPHFLAARGRKAEASRSLAFFKGIRDRDEARRELELALQAGSNEDSRDNKMVGDDRINKVVSSSTSSGVTNGKEENGLKTVLNKVKLILLPTNSRALCIILGLIAAQQLSGNFSTIQYLEVLFNRASVGIDSNIATILVLAVGLVSGACSTATVEGAGRRPLLIFSTLGSSITLAILAIYLMLDAKKFNVSSANFLPVVVVILFQVAFQIGLGTLPNALIGELFPTEVKGIAGAIVTVFDGVLGFAVSKLYQVIGDILGAYAVYYFFSASCLLAFFMVTFLLPETKGRTFREIQRLLAGNTRKMSSSRRFDDLEEGKA, encoded by the coding sequence ATGGTAGCAGTTGGAACGGTTTATGGTTGGACAACGACGAGTCTTTCGAAGTTGATGTCAAAGGACAGCGATGCACCAATGAGGATAACCGAAGACGAATCATCTTGGATCGTATCGTTGACCGTCATTGGTTCGATGATCGGTCCATTTTTGGGTGCCTATCTGGCTGATAGATACGGCCGAAAGAGGTGTCTATTGTTATCTAGCGGATTTTACATCGCCGGCTGGACCATTGTATTTTTTGCAACATCGGTTTCGGCTCTGTACGCTGCCAGAGTTATTTTGGGTATTGGCGTTGGCGTTTCTTACACGACCAATCCAATGTACGTGTCCGAAGTGGCCGATGTTAACATTCGTGGAGCTCTAGGAACATTAATAGCGGTTAACGTCTTCACCGGGTCACTCCTGACCTGTAGCATTGGTCCATGGATCTCTTATCGTACATTGGTCGTCGTACTATTAACAATCCCACTTTTATTCATCCTCACATTCATCTGGTTCCCCGAGAGTCCACACTTTTTAGCTGCTAGAGGTCGCAAAGCCGAAGCTTCGCGATCGTTGGCCTTTTTTAAAGGTATACGAGATCGCGACGAGGCAAGAAGAGAATTGGAATTAGCTTTGCAAGCTGGCTCGAATGAAGACTCGAGGGATAACAAGATGGTAGGAGACGATCGAATTAACAAAGTTGTCTCTTCTTCCACCTCCTCGGGTGTAACCAacggtaaagaagaaaatggtcTGAAGACAGTCCTGAATAAAGTTAAACTAATCCTCTTGCCAACAAATAGTCGAGCTCTCTGTATAATCCTTGGTTTGATAGCGGCTCAACAACTAAGCGGTAACTTCAGTACGATACAATATTTAGAAGTATTATTCAATCGTGCCTCGGTAGGCATTGATTCGAACATTGCAACTATATTGGTATTAGCCGTTGGTTTGGTATCAGGCGCGTGTTCAACCGCAACCGTCGAAGGTGCAGGAAGACGACCATTACTTATATTTTCAACATTAGGCTCATCGATAACTTTAGCCATTCTAGCGATATACCTGATGTTGGATGCtaaaaaattcaatgtatCGTCCGCCAATTTTCTTCCTGTCGTCGTGGTTATACTCTTTCAAGTAGCATTTCAAATAGGATTGGGTACTTTACCTAATGCATTGATCGGTGAACTTTTCCCAACGGAAGTTAAGGGAATAGCAGGTGCCATTGTTACTGTGTTCGACGGTGTCCTTGGTTTTGCAGTGTCTAAACTTTATCAAGTGATCGGCGACATACTCGGTGCTTACGcagtttattatttcttttctgctTCCTGCTTGTTAGCATTCTTTATGGTGACATTTTTATTACCTGAAACCAAAGGTAGAACCTTCCGTGAGATTCAACGATTATTGGCTGGCAATACGAGAAAGATGTCATCGTCACGTCGTTTCGATGATTTAGAGGAAGGTAAAGCGTGA
- the LOC124954992 gene encoding solute carrier family 41 member 1-like yields MSHVELRKRDIRKNNVRRKSIEGNFGFEKMVGLGSEELLGSDIVDVAMELEINSDDESEEGDKQRLIRSSIKNESVNNHIKKLTTQKVQVATEDDNVWSISIQMFIPFLLAGFGMVAASLLLDVVQHWPVYQIVSEVYILVPALLGLKGNLEMTLASRLSTQANLGHMDTKKQQWTLIVGNLALIQCQAMVVGLLASLAAVVLGWVPEAHFDMHHGLLLCASALVTASVASFFLGLVMVAVILFSRHMNINPDNVATPIAASLGDLTTLALLSWIASILYHSIDNAPWIAPTLIFFCIVATPIWGYVAAKNPFTKEVLDYGWTPVISAMLISSLGGLILDYTISSYKGIAVFQLVINGVGGNLVAVQASRISTSLHKDFRAGSQVAPTICISPFHAFFAKGGHARTARVLLMMVIPGHLIFSYTISYLQAGHTSFTPIFIVAYLTVALLQVVLLLYIAQLMVVWMWTRGMDPDSSAIPYLTAAGDLIGTALLGIAFHILYAIGDGDSDVGD; encoded by the exons ATGAGTCATGTCGAGCTTCGAAAACGAGATATACGAAAAAACAACGTTCGCCGTAAAAGCATAGAAGGAAATTTTGGATTCGAAAAAATGGTTGGCCTGGGTAGCGAAGAATTACTTGGTTCTGACATTGTCGATGTCGCCATGGAATTGGAAATTAATTCTGACGATGAGAGCGAGGAAGGCGATAAACAAAGATTAATAAGATCTTCTATTAAGAATGAATCtgttaataatcatataaaaaagttaaCCACCCAGAAAGTTCAAGTTGCAACAGAGGATGACAATGTTTGGTCCATATCCATTCAAATGTTTATACCATTCCTACTTGCTGGTTTTGGTATGGTCGCGGCTAGCCTTTTATTAGATGTTGTTCAA CACTGGCCCGTTTATCAAATTGTTTCCGAAGTTTATATATTAGTTCCAGCATTGTTAGGTTTGAAAGGAAATTTGGAGATGACATTGGCTTCGCGCTTGTCAACTCAGGCCAATTTAGGTCATATGGATACAAAAAAACAACAATGGACATTGATCGTTGGAAATTTGGCTTTGATACAATGTCAAGCCATGGTGGTAGGCCTTTTGGCGTCATTGGCTGCTGTTGTACTTGGTTGGGTACCAGAAGCGCATTTTGATATGCATCATGGACTTTTATTATGCGCTAGTGCCTTGGTTACTGCTTCTGTAGCGAGCTTCTTTTTGGGACTTGTAATGGTCGCAGTAATATTATTCTCAAGACACATGAACATTAATCCTGATAATGTGGCTACACCAATTGCAGCTTCTTTAGGAGATCTAACCACTCTAGCTCTCCTGTCATGGATCGCTTCTATCTTGTATCATTCGATAG ATAATGCTCCATGGATAGCACCAACTTTAATATTCTTCTGCATTGTGGCAACGCCTATTTGGGGTTATGTCGCAGCAAAAAATCCATTTACTAAAGAAGTATTGGATTATGGTTGGACCCCTGTGATATCTGCTATGCTTATTAGCAG CTTAGGTGGTCTGATATTAGATTACACGATATCCAGTTATAAAGGAATAGCTGTCTTTCAATTAGTTATAAATGGAGTCGGAGGGAACCTTGTTGCCGTCCAAGCTAGTAGAATTTCTACATCGTTACATAAAGATTTTCGAGCTGGCAGCCAAGTAGCGCCTACTATTTGCATAAGTCCATTTCATGCGTTTTTTGCTAAAG GAGGACATGCTAGGACCGCTAGAGTTCTATTAATGATGGTTATACCTGGCCATTTGATATTTAGTTATACCATAAGTTATTTACAAGCTGGCCATACATCTTTTACACCTATATTTATTGTCGCGTACTTGACGGTTGCATTATTACag gtagttttattattgtacattGCTCAACTAATGGTCGTTTGGATGTGGACAAGAGGTATGGACCCTGATAGTTCAGCGATTCCATACTTAACTGCTGCAGGTGATCTGATAGGAACTGCACTCCTTGGAATCGCTTTTCACATACTTTATGCCATCGGAGATGGCGATTCTGATGTAGGAGACTGA